A section of the Streptosporangiales bacterium genome encodes:
- a CDS encoding sodium:proline symporter gives MTRQPFFELSAPVTIAVLAVFYVGTFLVTSLIGRRRESADAFMVSTRTLGFGMSAASMTATWIWAASFYASAASGYKYGLSGPIHYGLWGALMIFFIYPFGQRFRQLAPNAHTLGEVMHARHGKSSQLVLAVANVLGSGISLMTNLTAAGAVVSVLSPLSFMHGVVIAAVGVLSFTLWSGFRAAVIADFIQVTGMIVIAVVVIPMVLFKIGGPGALVENFSRLTAEQRDPLSTTAILEQGAPFFVAVLAYAIGNQTISQRLFAVRPDRIKSSFIAATVGYGSVVIGLGMLGLMATTIGMRPADGDINNIVPQMASAFLPPIMVVMFFLLVLASLSSTTTSDLAALAAIVMTDVYGKNLARGVPNPRVMLLLGRVTMIVVSTVGVILASLHLSILGMVVFLGALWGAIVFPVIVSCYWKRVTNRAFTAAVISALVLFPLARFELVPLRGPVGVFYELIAAIGGGVVLGLMAFGFLGRRVGIAIGSVAAVVFIPVFVGMLREHAVLLGSLSVYGISAVVCVAVTLTSWNDFDFALIGKRVRDFQTAGEVEPTVAQPKITPTIPG, from the coding sequence ATGACTCGGCAGCCCTTCTTTGAGCTTTCGGCACCGGTCACCATCGCTGTGCTCGCAGTGTTCTACGTCGGCACGTTCCTCGTGACGTCGCTCATCGGGCGCAGAAGAGAGAGCGCAGACGCCTTCATGGTGTCCACTCGCACGCTGGGATTCGGCATGTCGGCGGCCAGCATGACGGCGACCTGGATCTGGGCCGCATCCTTCTATGCCAGCGCGGCGTCGGGTTACAAATACGGACTGTCAGGTCCGATCCATTATGGCCTATGGGGCGCCCTGATGATCTTCTTCATCTACCCCTTCGGTCAGCGCTTTCGCCAGTTGGCTCCCAACGCGCACACCCTTGGCGAGGTCATGCATGCGCGGCACGGCAAGTCCAGCCAGCTCGTGCTCGCCGTTGCGAACGTGCTCGGCAGTGGGATCAGTCTGATGACGAATTTGACCGCGGCCGGCGCAGTCGTATCGGTCTTGTCGCCACTCTCGTTCATGCACGGTGTTGTCATCGCCGCGGTCGGCGTACTCTCCTTCACCTTGTGGTCTGGCTTTCGAGCCGCAGTCATCGCCGACTTTATTCAGGTCACCGGAATGATCGTCATCGCGGTCGTTGTCATCCCGATGGTTCTATTCAAGATCGGTGGACCTGGCGCTCTGGTCGAAAATTTCTCCCGGCTCACCGCCGAGCAGCGCGATCCGCTCTCTACCACGGCCATTCTCGAGCAGGGCGCACCGTTTTTCGTGGCCGTCCTCGCCTACGCGATCGGCAACCAGACCATCTCGCAGCGACTCTTCGCGGTACGCCCCGACCGCATCAAGTCCAGCTTCATCGCCGCGACGGTCGGCTATGGATCCGTCGTCATCGGGTTGGGCATGCTCGGACTCATGGCGACGACGATCGGAATGCGGCCCGCCGATGGGGACATCAACAACATCGTGCCGCAAATGGCGTCGGCGTTCCTTCCTCCGATCATGGTGGTGATGTTCTTCCTCCTCGTCCTGGCCTCACTCTCATCCACAACAACGTCCGACCTTGCGGCTCTGGCAGCGATCGTGATGACCGACGTCTACGGCAAGAACCTTGCGCGAGGAGTACCCAACCCCCGCGTCATGCTGTTGCTCGGTCGTGTCACCATGATCGTGGTCTCCACAGTCGGCGTGATCCTGGCCAGCCTCCACTTGAGCATCCTTGGCATGGTTGTGTTCCTTGGTGCGCTGTGGGGCGCCATCGTCTTCCCGGTGATCGTGAGCTGCTACTGGAAGCGCGTGACGAACAGGGCGTTCACGGCTGCAGTGATAAGTGCCCTGGTGTTGTTCCCGCTTGCCCGCTTCGAGTTGGTGCCCCTGCGCGGACCTGTCGGCGTCTTCTACGAGCTGATCGCCGCGATCGGTGGCGGCGTGGTCCTCGGCCTGATGGCCTTCGGCTTCTTGGGGCGTCGGGTCGGAATTGCGATTGGTTCCGTGGCCGCGGTCGTCTTCATACCGGTCTTCGTGGGGATGCTCCGCGAACATGCGGTCCTGCTGGGTTCTCTTAGTGTGTACGGCATTAGCGCCGTGGTCTGCGTTGCCGTGACCCTGACGAGTTGGAACGATTTCGACTTCGCGCTTATCGGCAAACGCGTACGCGATTTCCAGACGGCAGGCGAGGTCGAGCCGACTGTTGCCCAACCGAAGATCACTCCGACGATACCTGGTTGA
- a CDS encoding LuxR family transcriptional regulator has protein sequence MRAARREPHVGQHVAAVERAREAVGRAAWVEAYRLLGELDQSDLAPDDLDAFADVAWWLCRIDESIAVRQRAYAAHVASADNRRAGHSAWMLFYEHHVAGRSAVASGWLQRAQRHLSDEPECEEHGYLAYAESDLAHQRGDLDLALAAAGTMIEIGQRCHSADLVALGLQAQGGVLLSRDRTAEGLALLDEAMCAVLAGELSALVTGWVYCLALGMCMDAADLRRASEWTEAAMSWCESLPAGTPYHGLCRVHRVEVLNLRGAWAQAALEADRACDELLLYNPRVAAEAFYVAGEIRQRRGDLPAAERAYLRAHELGRDPQPGLALLYLAQGKAEASAAALRFALAGKGHSRRDRTRLLAAQVEVELAVDRVDCARTAADELESIAQESGTALLQATAITARGAVALAEHDPDRVLQQLQRARALWMELGLPYEAAQARMMMAAAGREAGDHEGAQLELKAAYAAFERLGSVHNVRRVAALLGEGSHAPAELTQREVQVLRLVAVGKTNRDIATELVISHHTVARHLNNIFGKLGVSSRAAATAYAFTHGLT, from the coding sequence ATGAGGGCGGCGCGAAGGGAGCCGCACGTGGGTCAGCATGTCGCCGCTGTCGAGCGGGCGAGGGAAGCGGTAGGGCGGGCTGCGTGGGTCGAGGCCTATCGCCTGCTCGGTGAACTCGACCAATCAGACCTCGCGCCAGACGACCTGGACGCGTTCGCCGACGTTGCGTGGTGGCTCTGCCGAATCGACGAGTCGATTGCCGTACGTCAACGGGCCTACGCCGCCCACGTGGCTTCCGCGGACAATCGGCGAGCCGGGCACTCCGCGTGGATGCTGTTCTACGAGCATCACGTGGCCGGCAGATCGGCCGTGGCATCCGGCTGGTTGCAGCGGGCCCAGCGGCACCTCTCCGATGAGCCGGAGTGCGAAGAGCACGGCTATCTCGCCTACGCCGAGTCCGACCTGGCACACCAGCGGGGCGATCTGGACCTGGCGCTGGCCGCGGCCGGCACGATGATCGAAATCGGGCAGCGCTGCCACAGCGCCGATCTCGTCGCGCTGGGTCTCCAGGCTCAGGGTGGCGTCCTGCTGTCGCGGGACAGAACCGCCGAGGGGTTGGCACTGCTCGACGAGGCAATGTGCGCGGTACTGGCCGGGGAACTCAGCGCACTGGTCACGGGCTGGGTCTATTGTCTCGCTCTCGGGATGTGTATGGACGCTGCTGATCTGCGGAGAGCGTCCGAGTGGACCGAGGCGGCGATGTCGTGGTGTGAATCGCTGCCTGCCGGGACGCCGTACCACGGACTGTGCCGGGTCCACCGGGTCGAGGTGCTCAACCTGCGCGGCGCCTGGGCGCAGGCGGCGCTCGAGGCCGACCGGGCATGTGATGAGCTCCTGCTCTACAACCCGCGCGTCGCCGCGGAAGCGTTCTACGTAGCCGGTGAGATCCGACAACGCAGAGGGGACCTGCCCGCCGCCGAGCGAGCCTACCTGCGTGCGCACGAGCTCGGTCGTGATCCGCAACCCGGGCTTGCCCTGCTGTACCTGGCCCAGGGTAAGGCGGAGGCGTCTGCCGCCGCCTTGCGATTCGCACTGGCCGGGAAGGGACACAGCCGCCGTGACCGCACCCGGTTGCTGGCAGCGCAGGTGGAGGTCGAGCTGGCCGTCGATCGCGTCGACTGCGCCCGGACGGCGGCCGACGAGCTGGAGTCGATCGCGCAGGAGTCAGGGACCGCCCTGCTGCAGGCGACCGCCATCACAGCACGAGGAGCCGTCGCGCTCGCGGAGCACGACCCAGATCGGGTTCTCCAACAGCTACAGCGGGCGCGGGCGCTATGGATGGAGCTCGGGCTGCCCTATGAGGCGGCCCAGGCTCGGATGATGATGGCCGCCGCCGGCCGGGAGGCCGGTGATCATGAAGGCGCGCAACTGGAGTTGAAGGCAGCCTACGCGGCATTCGAGCGCCTCGGCTCGGTGCACAACGTTCGCCGCGTGGCCGCTCTGCTGGGGGAGGGATCGCACGCACCGGCCGAGCTCACCCAGCGTGAGGTTCAGGTGTTGCGCCTGGTTGCCGTAGGTAAGACCAATCGAGACATCGCCACCGAGCTCGTCATCAGTCATCACACCGTGGCCCGCCACCTGAACAACATCTTCGGCAAGCTCGGCGTGTCCTCACGGGCCGCGGCAACCGCCTACGCGTTCACCCACGGCCTCACCTGA
- a CDS encoding metalloregulator ArsR/SmtB family transcription factor codes for MTRDLDVALLDVASLPSMADRARLLAPRLKALADESRLTLVLLLAERPRTVRELTDATGMSQTLVSHHLAPLRQHELITVTPRGRSNVYALCCEALAAPVQLLATLAALSPEGIDACCTPADETSADVTD; via the coding sequence ATGACACGTGATCTGGACGTCGCCCTCCTCGACGTGGCCTCGTTGCCGTCGATGGCCGACCGCGCCCGACTGCTGGCGCCGCGACTGAAGGCCCTCGCCGACGAGAGCCGGCTCACACTCGTCCTCCTGCTGGCCGAACGCCCGCGGACCGTCAGGGAGCTCACCGACGCCACCGGCATGAGCCAGACGCTCGTCAGCCACCACCTCGCCCCACTGCGCCAGCACGAGCTGATCACCGTCACCCCACGCGGACGCAGCAACGTGTACGCCCTGTGCTGCGAGGCCCTCGCCGCCCCCGTCCAGCTGCTCGCCACACTCGCCGCCCTCAGCCCCGAGGGGATCGACGCCTGCTGCACGCCCGCTGACGAGACGTCGGCCGACGTCACCGACTGA
- a CDS encoding NAD(P)-binding protein, with the protein MTSGTDPVVVIGAGPVGLAAAAHLVEQRLPFVVLEAGERVGASVRQWGHVRLFSPWRFDIDTAARRLMDSGGAVVPDDGGMPTGDDLVEEYLQPLAKLPDLAPHIRFGAQVTAIGRRGVDRVRSTERESAPFVVRLADGEEIRAGAVIDASGTWRTPNVLGGNGLPAHGERDAAAWIDHAMPDVLGVDRDKYAGRHTAVVGAGHSAATTLLALAELADVAPGTRVTWVIRSTSPDRAYGGGADDQLPARGALGSGLRLLVDSGRVDLVEGFAVEAVQPLTGTAGAVELVATGADGRRRHLVADQVVAATGYRPDWSIATELRLELDPILQASRALAPLIDPNVHSCGTVYPHGVDELTHPEPGFFTVGAKSYGRAPTFLMATGYEQARSVVAALAGDWSAARDVQLELPETGVCSVTNGLEAITIELGLAADVPDRLMTATARHLGSAATPAEAVLVAADELGLDHTTALRFAAFAADQSDTRAPEDGNPTGTC; encoded by the coding sequence ATCACCTCAGGGACGGATCCAGTGGTGGTGATCGGTGCGGGGCCTGTCGGGCTTGCCGCCGCCGCCCATCTGGTCGAGCAGCGGCTGCCGTTTGTGGTGCTCGAGGCCGGCGAGCGGGTGGGCGCATCGGTCCGCCAGTGGGGTCACGTCAGGTTGTTCAGTCCGTGGCGGTTCGACATCGATACGGCCGCTCGCCGACTGATGGACTCCGGCGGTGCCGTCGTGCCCGACGACGGCGGAATGCCGACGGGCGACGACCTGGTCGAGGAGTATCTCCAGCCGCTCGCCAAGCTGCCGGACCTCGCGCCGCACATCCGCTTCGGAGCACAGGTGACGGCCATCGGCCGGCGGGGAGTCGACCGGGTCCGCTCGACAGAACGGGAGTCCGCGCCGTTCGTCGTCCGCCTGGCCGACGGCGAGGAGATCAGGGCAGGCGCGGTGATCGACGCGTCCGGGACGTGGCGGACTCCCAACGTACTGGGCGGCAACGGATTGCCCGCGCACGGCGAACGCGACGCCGCCGCGTGGATCGACCACGCGATGCCGGACGTCCTCGGCGTCGACCGTGACAAGTACGCCGGCCGGCACACCGCAGTGGTCGGCGCGGGACACTCCGCGGCGACGACCTTGCTGGCGCTCGCCGAGCTCGCCGACGTCGCGCCGGGTACTCGGGTCACCTGGGTGATCCGCTCGACCTCGCCCGACCGCGCCTACGGCGGAGGCGCCGACGACCAGCTCCCCGCGCGCGGAGCGCTCGGCTCGGGACTGAGGCTGCTCGTCGACTCCGGTCGCGTCGACCTGGTCGAGGGCTTCGCGGTCGAAGCGGTGCAGCCGCTGACGGGCACCGCTGGTGCCGTCGAACTGGTGGCCACCGGCGCCGACGGCAGGCGTCGTCACCTGGTCGCGGACCAGGTCGTGGCCGCGACCGGGTACCGACCCGACTGGAGCATCGCGACCGAATTGCGCCTGGAGCTCGATCCGATCCTGCAGGCGAGCCGGGCGCTCGCGCCGCTGATCGATCCGAACGTGCACTCCTGCGGCACCGTCTACCCCCACGGGGTCGACGAGCTCACCCATCCCGAGCCCGGGTTCTTCACCGTCGGGGCGAAGAGCTACGGCCGCGCGCCGACGTTCCTCATGGCGACCGGGTACGAGCAGGCACGTTCCGTCGTGGCCGCGTTGGCCGGCGACTGGTCGGCGGCGCGCGACGTCCAGCTCGAGCTGCCGGAGACAGGTGTCTGCTCCGTCACCAACGGGCTCGAGGCGATCACCATCGAGCTCGGTCTCGCCGCTGACGTGCCGGACAGGCTGATGACCGCGACGGCCCGGCACCTGGGCAGCGCCGCCACACCAGCCGAGGCGGTCCTGGTGGCGGCCGACGAGCTCGGTCTCGACCACACCACGGCGCTGCGGTTCGCGGCGTTCGCGGCCGATCAGTCGGACACACGCGCGCCAGAGGACGGCAACCCGACCGGCACGTGCTGA